In the genome of Planctomycetia bacterium, one region contains:
- a CDS encoding DUF433 domain-containing protein: MNKLTRITFDPLVMGGKPCIRGMRVTVGTVVGLIASGYTKQEILKDYPYLEAEDIREALTYAAWRAEEIEAPVVRP; this comes from the coding sequence ATGAACAAATTGACTCGTATCACCTTCGACCCTCTCGTCATGGGCGGAAAGCCTTGCATTCGCGGCATGCGAGTAACGGTCGGCACGGTCGTGGGACTCATTGCCAGCGGCTATACGAAGCAAGAAATTCTGAAAGACTACCCATACCTCGAAGCGGAGGATATCCGCGAAGCGCTTACCTATGCGGCTTGGCGCGCAGAGGAAATTGAGGCGCCGGTTGTGCGGCCATGA
- a CDS encoding sialidase family protein has protein sequence MSRTITILTLALLACVAATVTRAAEPVFRAELVFPLHPQHNHAPGIAEAPNGDLIVSWYRGSGERKADDVAVFGSRQRRGETAWSDAFLMVDTPGFPDGNTALWVDRKGRLWLFWPVVIANSWESCLTQYLVSDEYSADGCPKWSWRGSIFLKPERFAERILAGLKERLALGKVGEEEKKVAAYVEEHVVDKLSSRLGWQTRCKPTVLPSGRILLPLYTDLYSVSLMAISDDGGETWFGSEPLAGFGNIQPAVLRRDDGTLVAYMRENGPLEKIRAAESKDDGMSWGPVGTIDLPNPGAGIDAVRLANGHWAMIYNDTTSGRNSLAVSISTDEGRTWPHTRHLEKQEQGSYHYPAIIQGQDGMLHFVYSYFVEEGKSMKHAVANEEWVLAGD, from the coding sequence ATGTCGCGCACGATCACGATTCTCACCTTGGCACTGCTCGCTTGTGTTGCAGCTACGGTCACCCGCGCCGCGGAACCTGTCTTCCGCGCCGAGCTGGTCTTCCCGCTCCACCCGCAACACAATCATGCGCCCGGCATCGCCGAAGCGCCGAACGGCGACTTGATCGTCTCGTGGTATCGCGGGTCCGGCGAGCGCAAGGCCGACGACGTGGCCGTCTTCGGTTCGCGCCAGCGGAGGGGCGAAACTGCTTGGAGCGACGCTTTTCTGATGGTCGATACGCCCGGCTTTCCGGACGGCAACACGGCGCTTTGGGTCGACCGCAAGGGACGGCTGTGGCTGTTCTGGCCGGTGGTAATCGCCAACTCCTGGGAATCGTGCCTCACGCAGTATCTCGTGTCGGACGAGTACAGCGCCGATGGCTGTCCCAAGTGGTCGTGGCGCGGGTCGATCTTCTTGAAGCCCGAACGCTTCGCCGAGCGCATACTTGCCGGACTGAAAGAACGCCTGGCCCTGGGCAAAGTTGGCGAAGAAGAAAAGAAAGTCGCCGCGTACGTCGAAGAACACGTCGTGGATAAACTTTCCTCGCGCCTCGGCTGGCAAACGCGTTGCAAGCCAACGGTGCTGCCCAGTGGCCGCATCTTGTTGCCACTCTATACGGACCTCTACTCGGTCTCGTTGATGGCGATCAGCGACGACGGCGGCGAAACCTGGTTCGGCAGCGAGCCGCTGGCGGGCTTCGGCAACATCCAACCGGCGGTGTTGCGCCGCGACGACGGCACGCTGGTGGCCTACATGCGCGAGAACGGCCCGCTCGAAAAAATCCGCGCGGCGGAATCCAAGGACGACGGGATGTCCTGGGGCCCAGTCGGCACCATCGACCTGCCGAACCCCGGCGCTGGCATTGACGCCGTCCGGCTCGCCAACGGCCACTGGGCCATGATCTACAACGACACCACGAGCGGCCGCAACAGCCTGGCGGTCTCCATTTCCACCGACGAAGGCCGCACCTGGCCCCATACCCGGCATCTGGAAAAACAGGAGCAAGGCTCGTATCACTACCCGGCCATCATTCAGGGCCAGGATGGAATGTTGCACTTCGTGTACAGCTACTTCGTCGAGGAAGGCAAAAGCATGAAGCACGCGGTGGCGAACGAAGAGTGGGTACTGGCGGGGGATTGA
- a CDS encoding DUF5615 family PIN-like protein, which yields MKFLIDMNLSPNWEQAFAAEGWGAIHWSQVGVPSAEDDVIMSYARDHGLIVFTNDLDFGTMLALNRAGCPSVVQVRTQNLRTNYLGPLLFPILRAYEIQLLDGALLVIDEAQSRIRLLPLRP from the coding sequence ATGAAATTCCTAATTGACATGAACCTTTCGCCGAATTGGGAACAGGCTTTTGCCGCGGAAGGTTGGGGCGCGATTCATTGGAGCCAGGTCGGCGTTCCCTCTGCCGAAGACGACGTCATCATGAGTTATGCTCGTGATCATGGCCTCATTGTCTTCACGAACGATCTTGACTTCGGCACAATGCTCGCGCTAAATCGAGCTGGCTGTCCGAGCGTGGTGCAGGTGAGAACGCAGAACCTGCGCACGAACTATCTCGGACCACTACTGTTTCCGATTCTGCGCGCATACGAAATCCAATTGCTGGACGGCGCATTGCTCGTAATCGACGAGGCGCAGTCCCGAATACGACTGCTACCGCTGCGTCCATGA
- a CDS encoding lysyl oxidase family protein: MTSRRARSGRKLWEQLESRVLLNGTALLPDLIPWADEHLGLMDDWTVEAQGDGRTLLLLSTATANVGAGPLELNGGAAHENGTQDVFQRIELSDGSHEERLAGEFEYHPEHDHVHFAGFAEYNLRALTSENGVGDVVATGGKTSFCVLDLLDYDLTLPGAPDEPAFAECDTTQGLSVGWADIYDRELPDQWIDVTGVPEGAYWLEVVVDPENRLRESDDSNNTARILIDLQAPRPLEPDAFEPNDARASAASLGAGPVQLEHLSIHAPGNQDWFKWTATAAGSVDIIANFRHAAGDIDLFVYDASGRLIDASQGAENSEKITLTLTAGEAIFVKVVGFDNAVNAEYALSIDVDGTLVLPDAWESNDNFATASHLDPLTQTITDLSLHSETDEDYFRWTSPASGRLTLKSTFDHDPAHVELSVYDMLHSLIGESTSKPGLAELAIDVVHGQLLYFRVANASATSLPGYELAIALAPLLHGDTDHNGQVDVTDLNAVRNHFGANGEHLAGDADFDGDVDVTDLNAVRNNFGGSLPEETMVAAVVAIGGQAERRSDVFAVDLLARIETPTHHLSDAIRDFFDARVRQHFRWRPSPGAYDV; the protein is encoded by the coding sequence ATGACCTCTAGACGAGCCCGATCGGGGCGCAAACTGTGGGAACAGCTCGAATCGCGGGTGCTGCTCAACGGCACGGCGCTGCTGCCCGATTTGATTCCCTGGGCCGATGAACATTTGGGATTGATGGACGACTGGACGGTCGAAGCCCAGGGCGACGGCCGCACGTTGCTGTTGCTTTCGACCGCGACGGCGAATGTCGGCGCCGGACCGCTGGAATTGAACGGCGGCGCGGCGCACGAAAACGGCACGCAGGACGTCTTTCAGCGCATCGAGTTGAGCGACGGCTCGCACGAAGAACGCCTCGCCGGGGAGTTCGAATACCATCCCGAGCATGACCACGTCCACTTCGCAGGCTTCGCGGAATACAACCTCCGCGCATTGACGTCCGAAAACGGCGTCGGCGACGTGGTCGCGACGGGCGGCAAGACCAGCTTCTGCGTGCTTGATTTGCTGGACTACGACTTGACGCTGCCCGGAGCGCCCGACGAGCCGGCCTTCGCCGAATGCGACACGACGCAAGGTTTGTCCGTCGGGTGGGCCGACATTTACGATCGTGAACTTCCCGATCAATGGATCGATGTAACCGGCGTTCCCGAGGGCGCCTATTGGCTGGAAGTGGTCGTCGATCCCGAGAATCGGCTGCGGGAAAGCGACGACAGCAATAATACTGCGCGTATTTTGATCGACCTCCAAGCGCCGCGACCGCTCGAGCCTGACGCCTTCGAACCGAACGACGCGCGGGCATCCGCCGCAAGTCTGGGGGCCGGCCCCGTGCAGTTGGAGCATCTTTCCATCCATGCGCCAGGCAACCAGGATTGGTTCAAATGGACGGCGACGGCGGCCGGCTCGGTCGACATCATCGCCAACTTCCGTCACGCGGCGGGTGATATCGACCTGTTCGTGTACGATGCATCGGGCCGGCTGATCGATGCCTCGCAAGGCGCCGAGAATTCCGAAAAGATCACGCTCACTTTGACCGCCGGCGAAGCGATCTTCGTTAAGGTGGTTGGATTCGACAACGCCGTGAATGCGGAATACGCGCTCTCGATCGACGTGGACGGCACGCTAGTGCTTCCCGACGCTTGGGAGTCTAACGACAACTTCGCCACGGCCTCCCACTTGGATCCGCTGACGCAAACCATCACCGACTTGAGCCTGCATTCGGAGACGGACGAAGACTATTTCCGCTGGACTTCGCCCGCCAGCGGCCGCCTGACCTTGAAATCGACCTTCGACCACGATCCGGCTCACGTCGAACTCAGCGTCTACGACATGCTGCACTCGCTGATCGGCGAATCGACCAGCAAACCCGGTCTGGCCGAATTGGCGATCGACGTAGTTCATGGTCAGTTGCTGTATTTTCGCGTCGCGAACGCGAGCGCGACGAGCCTGCCCGGCTACGAACTTGCCATCGCGCTTGCACCGCTGCTACACGGCGACACCGATCACAACGGCCAGGTCGATGTGACCGATCTGAACGCGGTCAGAAACCACTTCGGCGCGAACGGCGAACATCTGGCCGGCGACGCCGATTTCGACGGCGACGTCGATGTGACGGACCTGAACGCGGTGAGAAACAACTTCGGCGGGAGTTTGCCGGAGGAGACGATGGTTGCGGCAGTCGTGGCGATTGGCGGGCAAGCGGAACGGAGAAGCGATGTTTTTGCAGTTGACCTCTTGGCGCGGATTGAGACTCCGACGCATCATTTATCCGACGCTATCCGTGACTTTTTTGACGCCCGCGTCCGTCAGCATTTCAGATGGCGTCCCTCGCCCGGCGCGTACGACGTATAA
- the sppA gene encoding signal peptide peptidase SppA gives MELPYQPAASHAAPIVPAQMVVERPIHYGPPPRPGLFRWLFSRGVSVALMISLIANFSMYTMFHSYFQTGTSLEEKFVEGDWRSPDKIAVITVDGAILDGEGFVKSQIDQVRQDEHVKAVVLRVDSPGGSVTASDQLYHELKKLREERKLPMVVSMGGIAASGGYYVAMAVGDEKDSIFVEPTTWTGSIGVIIPHYNVANLMKEWNVENDSVKSHPLKDLGSFTKQMTEEERGILQALVDDSFLRFKDIIKAGRPKFRDNPADLDKLATGQVFTAKQALENGLADREGFLAAAVERAAELANIRAEEVRVVKYQRMMKLTDVFLGPTATASRYEDLAKLLDLSTPRAYYMTSWLPPLATSER, from the coding sequence ATGGAATTGCCGTATCAGCCCGCCGCCTCGCATGCCGCTCCGATCGTTCCCGCCCAGATGGTGGTCGAGCGCCCGATTCACTACGGCCCGCCGCCGCGGCCGGGTTTGTTCCGTTGGCTGTTCAGCCGCGGGGTGTCCGTGGCACTGATGATCTCGCTGATTGCGAATTTCAGCATGTACACGATGTTCCACAGCTATTTTCAAACCGGCACGTCGCTGGAGGAAAAGTTCGTCGAGGGGGACTGGCGCTCGCCGGATAAGATCGCCGTGATCACAGTGGACGGCGCAATTTTGGATGGCGAAGGCTTTGTCAAATCGCAGATCGACCAGGTGCGGCAAGACGAGCACGTGAAAGCCGTCGTCTTGCGCGTGGATTCTCCCGGCGGCAGCGTGACGGCCAGCGATCAGCTCTATCACGAATTGAAGAAACTGCGTGAGGAGCGCAAGCTGCCGATGGTGGTCAGCATGGGCGGCATCGCGGCTAGCGGCGGGTACTACGTCGCGATGGCCGTGGGGGACGAGAAGGATTCGATCTTCGTGGAACCGACGACGTGGACCGGTTCGATCGGCGTGATCATTCCGCACTACAACGTGGCCAACCTGATGAAGGAATGGAACGTCGAAAACGATTCGGTGAAAAGCCATCCGCTCAAGGATCTCGGCAGCTTCACCAAGCAGATGACCGAGGAAGAACGGGGAATTCTTCAGGCGCTCGTGGACGACAGCTTCTTGCGCTTCAAAGACATCATCAAAGCAGGTCGGCCGAAGTTTCGCGACAACCCGGCGGATTTGGACAAGTTGGCCACCGGCCAGGTTTTCACGGCGAAACAGGCGCTCGAAAACGGCCTGGCGGACCGCGAAGGTTTCCTTGCCGCGGCCGTGGAGCGCGCCGCGGAGTTGGCGAATATCCGCGCCGAGGAAGTGCGAGTGGTCAAATACCAGCGGATGATGAAGCTGACGGACGTGTTTCTCGGCCCGACGGCCACCGCGAGCCGTTACGAGGACTTGGCGAAGCTGCTGGATCTATCGACGCCGAGGGCGTACTACATGACCTCGTGGCTGCCACCATTGGCGACGAGCGAACGGTAA
- the crcB gene encoding fluoride efflux transporter CrcB, with protein MLSAVWFRVLLVALAGACGALARWGTGYLVQSSLGRTWPLGTLVVNALGCIVFGAAMGYIKPEQMQQPGDEVMRLVLLTGFCGAYTTYSTFAFDVYELWISRGPWWAVGNIAAQLIAGLTAIVLGVAMGRAVG; from the coding sequence ATGCTGAGCGCCGTTTGGTTTCGCGTGCTCCTGGTTGCCTTGGCCGGCGCCTGCGGAGCGCTGGCGCGCTGGGGAACCGGATATTTGGTGCAATCTTCGCTCGGCCGCACCTGGCCGCTGGGCACGCTGGTCGTCAACGCGCTGGGCTGCATCGTCTTTGGCGCCGCCATGGGCTACATCAAGCCTGAGCAGATGCAGCAACCGGGCGATGAAGTGATGCGACTGGTCCTGCTGACCGGCTTTTGCGGGGCGTATACGACTTACAGCACCTTCGCCTTCGACGTTTACGAGCTCTGGATTAGCCGCGGGCCTTGGTGGGCCGTCGGAAACATCGCCGCTCAACTTATCGCCGGTCTGACGGCGATCGTCCTGGGCGTGGCCATGGGGCGCGCGGTCGGTTAG